TGCCGATGTCTACGATTGGATTAGAAACCGGCCTAATCGTCTGTGTTATCGTCCGTCCGGAAAATCCCTCAATTGTAAGGTTTATTGGTAACTTGATGTTTAAAACGGCTTTAATCGAAACTCAAACGGTCAATAAAAGTAAGCGACAAACCAGCCGTCACCTAGAATCACACATACAAAACTGATACACTGGGCTATGAAAAACTTGAAAAACCACTAGTGGTAATTCAAGACGAACAGGAGTATCAGCAATATGAATACTAGAGAAATTGCTGCGGAATACCGCCTGGCACACTGGGCACAGATCGTGCGCAGAAAAAATGAAAGCGGCCTTAGTATTAAAGCCTTCTGTGCAAACGAGGGATTCCGTGAAAACACCTACTACTATTGGCAAAGGAAGCTGCGAGAGGCTGCCTGTGAACAACTAACAGAAATTCGAACTGAGCACGCAAAGCTGCCTTGCCTAGTCCCACCAGGATTTGCCGAATTGAAAATTACAGACGCACCTGAAAAGTTTCCTGTCCACAACGATGCCAAACAGAGTGAAATCCGCATTGAACTTGGAGGAATGCGGATTGCTGCGGACAGCGCCTATCCGGTAGAAAAGATAGCCGCACTGCTTGGCCTGTTTAAACAGCTATGCTAAGCCTGGCCGGAAAACGGGTATTTCTCGCCTGCGGTCACACAGATATGCGGAAAAGCATCAACGGGCTTGCGGCCATTGTGGAAGGGAGTTTCAAACTTGACCCATGTGACGGGGCACTGTTCGTATTCTGCAACAGAAGCCGCGACCGCATAAAAATATTGGAATGGGATGGCGACGGGTTCTGGCTTCACTTCAAACGTCTGGAAAAAGGACATTTTCGGTGGCCAACGTCCGGTGAAGAACAGACCCTTGTGCTAACAGGTGAGGAATTGTCAATCCTATTAGGTGGGACAAGGGTGGCATTAAAGCTAAGGCGAGAAGAA
This region of Desulforamulus ferrireducens genomic DNA includes:
- the tnpA gene encoding IS66 family insertion sequence element accessory protein TnpA; the protein is MNTREIAAEYRLAHWAQIVRRKNESGLSIKAFCANEGFRENTYYYWQRKLREAACEQLTEIRTEHAKLPCLVPPGFAELKITDAPEKFPVHNDAKQSEIRIELGGMRIAADSAYPVEKIAALLGLFKQLC
- the tnpB gene encoding IS66 family insertion sequence element accessory protein TnpB (TnpB, as the term is used for proteins encoded by IS66 family insertion elements, is considered an accessory protein, since TnpC, encoded by a neighboring gene, is a DDE family transposase.) codes for the protein MRKSINGLAAIVEGSFKLDPCDGALFVFCNRSRDRIKILEWDGDGFWLHFKRLEKGHFRWPTSGEEQTLVLTGEELSILLGGTRVALKLRREELLGKRIT